From Synergistes jonesii:
TCGGTGCCGCGATTACGGATCTCGTTAAGGACACCGACCCAGTACTTGGCGCTCTCATTTCCGCCGACCCACAGGCCAAGGACTTCACGATGCCCGTCCAGTCTTGTCCCAATAGCAACATAAACGGCTTTCTTGACGGTTCGGCCGTCCTGCCTCACATTGAAATGCACGGCGTCCATAAAGACGACTGCATACTTTTTGGCCAGCGGCCGGTTCTGCCATTCTTTGGCAATCGGCAGAATTCGATCCGTCATTCGCGAAATCATTTCAGCAGAGGCATCCACACCGTAGATAGACTGCAGGTGAGCCGAGATATCCCGGGTCGTCATGCCTTTTGCATACATGGACAGGACCTGATCCTCTATATTTGAGATATCGGTCTGGTTCTTTTTGACTGACTGCGGTTCGAAGTCACCCTTGCGGTCTCTGGGGACGTCGATCGGGATATCTCCGGCCGAAGAGGTGACTGTTTTAGGGCTGTAGCCGTTGCGGCTGTCATCTGTATGCTTGTTCTTGTAGTCATATTTGCTGTAACCGAGATGGTCATCCATCTCGGCTTCCAGCATCTGCTGGATCGTATCTCCGAGAAGATCCCTCAGCATAGCCTGTACGTCCTGGGCGTCTTCCGGTTTGTAGTGGGAAAGGAGACTCTGAATAAGCGCTTTTCTTTCCGGTGTCAGTTTTCTCTGTCTTGCCATAAAAATATCCTCCTGGATTGAATTTATCTTAACACCAATCCAGGAGGCTTGCTTTCTTCTCTATGGAGTTTACACAGAATTTGTTATACTCTCTCGCGTGCAGCTCCGCGCCACGGCTTGACGTTATACCCCGTACTTATTGCCGATCTTATCGAGAGACAGCCTCCAAGGCTTATAGGCGTCGGCCGCCTTCATCTCGCCCCAGGCGAGCTCGTTCATACCGCTAGGGGTGGCGTTGGCCGACATGAAGGCGTCTATATCATCCGTGCAGTCCATGCGCATGAGCTTGGAAAGGGCCTCGTTCATGAAACAGGTGTAATCCATGGCCGATCTGAAATCCATCCCCCTGCTCATACACCAGCGGACGATTTCTCCAACCAAGCCGTAATAGGGGACCATTACGCCGGTGACGGCCGCCAGCACCTCAAGATCTTTCTCCCTTTCCACCTTGACGATCGCGCCTACGAGGGAGAGCAGGCTCTCGCTCAATCCGTCGTCGCCGAAGAGGACGACGGGGCCGATCCTGCGGGCCGCAAACGAAAGAGGCACGGCCCTGACCATAGCCTGCGCCGGAGAGAACCATGGCGCCGCCTGGGCGAGCTTTACGGCGGCGGCCAAATGAATGATATGATGCCGTCGCTCGAACTTCAGTCTGGGTGCGACCTTTTCAAGCGCCGTCGGCACTATCGCTGGAACTATTACCTGCGCATTGTCTACGACCTCTTGGTCCGAAGAGACGACAACTATACGATCCGGGTAGTCCGCCTTCACCGCCTCGGTCTTCTCGGTGTGGTGGTCGTAGACATAGACCATGCCCTTGAAGCCGTCGGACGAACAAAGCCCACGCGTCAGCGCTGAAGCTATGCCGCCGCAGCCGATGAATCCCACATCTGCTTTTACACTGTCGTTCATAATTGCACCTCCGTTTTTCACGCTGTCAAGCGCTACAGCTGCTTGACGAAATTATAGTCTTTGTAGACGAACATATCGGTGGTGAGTATATCCTTCTCATACTTCTCAAGCATCCCCCTTATCCGATCCGAATGCTTCCTGTACATGGCGACCATAAGGGAATGTATAAGCGCCATCGCAGAGGCGCTGGCATCGGCGAGGATTATGTACTTCTGCGGCGTCAGCAGCGTATACTTTGCGAAGGGTACGATAGGAGACAATTTGCTGTCGGTCATCCCTATAACGGGGACTTTTTTCTCCGAGAGCATCTCCGTTATCGTCTGTACCTCCTGCGAATAGCGCGGATAGCTGAAGACTAGCGCGCATGATTTTTGCCCGGCGTTCCTCAGCAGAGAGAGAAATTCCATGTCCCTCTGGCTGACGACGCGAACGTTGTCGCGGAAACCGCACATGAAGTTGCCCGCGTAGAAGGCCAGAAAATTATGTATCGGGCCGCCCACGAGCATCACCTGATCTGCCTCAAAAAGCATCTCCGCGGATTTTTCAAAAATTTCCTGCTCCATGTTTTCCAAGGCCTCCCGCATGAGCTCCATCTCCAGATCAAAAACCTTTTGGTAGACGGAGTTATTTGAATCGAGATAAGGCTCCTGGCGGAATTTCATTTCTTGATTCCTCAGCGTTTCCTTGCGCAGCTCGGTGTGAAAATCGGCGAAGCTCTCAAACCCCAGCGTATGGACGAAGCGCGTGAGAGTGGCTTTGCTCACCCCGGCGCGGCCGGCTATCTGCGGCGCGTTCATCATCGCCGCCTCGAAGATATTGTCTACGATGAATTTACCCAACAAGTTTTGCTTCTTGCTGAGAGTTTCAGAGATGGAGAGGATTCTTTCGCTGATGCTCATCTTTTCCTGGCTCCTTTGGCTTTAAGTTGTCGCATTGCTGAACTTAAATTTTAAAGGCCGGAAACATCAAAGTCAACGAACTGCGCTGCCTCTTAATACGCGATCTTCAGCTGCACCCCGTTCAGCTTTTCGAGGGGGTATATTTTGTTTTCCATATCGCTGCGCGACGGCGGCGTCAATTCGGGAAAGGGGACCGGACGCCCTAAATTTTTGTAGGTTTCGATCCCCAGCCTGTGATACGGCAGGACCTCAACGACGGAAAGGTTTTTCAGCCCCGAGCAGAATTCCGCCATCGCTTCGTAATTCTCAACATTGTCGTTTACCGTTGGGACGAAAGGGACTCTCAACGTGATATTGGTCGTGCCGGCCGCGTCTATTTTCCTTATATTTTCGAGAATGATTTTATTCTCAGCGCCTGTATAGCGAAGATGCTTCTGCGCGTCCATCATCTTTAAGTCTATAAAGATATTCGGAAGATAATCAAGCAGCGGCCTTATCGTCCTCCACTCAGCGAAGGCGCAGGTTTCGATCGTCCTGTCTATTCCCAGGTCGGCCGAGCCCTTCAGCACGGCAAGCGCAAATTCCGGCTGCATCAGCACCTCGCCACCGCTCAGCGTGACTCCTCCGCCGTGGTGGAAAAAGATGTCGTCTCTGGCTATCTCTTCTACCAGTTCGTCGGAGGAGAAGTCCCTGCCGTAGAGCCGCACCGCGTCGTGCTGGCAGATCTGCACGCATCTGCGGCAGCCGCTGCACCCGCCGCCAGAGGAGATCGTTCCGCGCTCCGCGTCGCAGAGTATCTGCCCCTCGGGGCAGACACTCTCGCATTGTCGGCAGAATCTGCACAGAGAACGGACGAACCCCACCTCGAAATAGACGCTCTGTGACTCAGGCGTCGAACACCATTCGCAGGAGAGGGGGCAACCCTTGAAAAAGACGACAGTTCTCAAGCCATGGCCGTCTTTATTCGACGAGCGTTCAATGCGCAGTATCCTGCCCTTGACTGCCATATTTTTGTCCTTACTCCATTTCCGTGATCATCGTTCTTGAAATAATGTCGTCCTGGACATTCTTGTCAAGTTCCACGAAGAATGCTGTGTATCCGGCAACCCTTACAAGCAGCCCCTTGTAATTTTCAGGGTGCTCCTGCGCGTCAAGCAGCTTCTTTTGATCGACGACGTTGAACTGCACGTGGAAGACGCCCAGCGAGCAGAGCCCTTTGAGCAGGCTCATCATAGCCGCCATTCCTTCGCTGCTCTTGAGGAAATCCGGCATAATCTTCATATTGAGCAATGTGCCCTGCATGAACCTGTCGTGCGGAATGTTTGATATCGACTTTAAGATCGCCGTCGGTCCCTCCATATCAGTGCCGCACATCGGGCTCAGGCCGTCGCTGAGCGGCTTCCACGCCACGCGTCCCGACGGCAGCGCGCCGACTTCGAGGCCGAAAGGCGTATTGCCCGAGACTGGAAGTATGCCGGGGCTCATCGTCCCCATATGGCTTCTGTAGCTTTCGATCTCGTCCGCGATAAAGGTGAAGAGCTCGGCCCCCATTTTGTCGACCCATTTGATATCGTTGCCGTATTTTGGCGCATCAAGGCATAGCTTGCGGATTTCCGGCTCATTTTCAAAGTTGTCGGCGAGCGCGGTCAGCAGCTTCTCCATTGTTATCTTCTTCTGTTCGAAGACAAGAGTCTTCACTGCGGCCAGGCTGTTGATCAGGTCTGCGACTCCAATCATGTCGATCCCGTTGCCGACGTGATATTTTGCTCCGCCGTCCGTATAGTCGACCGCGTTTTCAACGCACTCGCGGTGCGTCAACGAAAGCGTTGGCACGGGGCGCTTCTTGCTGATAAAATCGCAGATATGGCTAGCTTTGACAAGACACTTGATGCCGTAGCAGATCTGCTTCTTGACCGCTGCTTCGAATTCCTCATACGAAGAGAAATCCGTGGGATCCCCCGTTTCAATCGAGATGAGCCTGCCGTATTTGCGGGAGACGCCGTTCAGCAACGTGAGCTCCACCATCTCGCCGAGGTTCAGGTCGGCGAAGGCCGTGAAGCCGCACATCTTACCCTCGAGGTTCGTCTCTACGCAGCCGCAGGGGTTCCAGTTATAGGCCTCGCGAAGCGGCACTCCCTTGTTCATCATCATCTGGGTGCCGACCTCGTCGCAGTGGAACGCTGGGAAGCCCGTACCGAGGCTTATGAGTTCTACGATCTTCTTTAAGAAACTGTTGGGATTCTTGGACATGCTGTAACGGACGGAGAGCGACGGTTGGTAGAGCTGGACGTCCATCGTTGCCTGCAGCAACATATAGGAGACTCCATTCACTGCGTCGCTTCCGGTATGATCTATGCCGCCCGCGCAGATATTCTGAAACATCGGGTATCCGGCTGAGAACTGAGCCGAGACGTAATCCTGGAAAAGGCAGGGCTCCGAGAGCTTGACCCAGAGGCAGTCAAGTAGCTCCTGCGCCTCGTCCTGGGTTATGCGTCCGGCCTCGAGATCCGCCTTATAGAAAGGATAGAGATACTGGTCCATCCTACCCATGTTATAGCTGGCCGCGTTTTGCTCCATGATTATCACGATGTGGTAAAGGTAGGCTGACTGCACGCCTTCATGGAAGGTCTCAGCTGGATGCTCGGGAACCTTGGCGCAGATCTTTGATATCTTCAGCAGCTCTTCCTTACGGCGCGGATCCTCTTCTATTACAGCAAGGCGAAGCGCTTCTTCCGAATAGCGCCTTGCAAGCGCCACCACGCCATTGGCCGAAGCCAGCAGCGCCTTGTAATAGATGATCTTCTCGTAATCTCCAGGTACCGCGATGTCGAGCTTCTCCATCTTTTTTAAGATACGTTCGCGCACTGCGGCTATCCCTTCGTTGATGACGTCGGTGTATCCTGCCGTCACCTCGCCCCAGCCTCTGACGAACTTTCTGTCGGTGAACACCGCCCCGCACTCCTTGAGCTTCTTCACATCCTCTGGGACCTGAGCCACCCAGTTTTCATAGATGGATTTGCCCTTCCAGAAAGGTTTTATCACTTCTCTGAACAGTTTCTTTTCCTCTTCCGAAATATAAAAGGGATCGTAGCGTCTGGTGCTGATCGTCTCCAATTCGTTATCTAAGACTGACCAGCAGCTGTCGGCGGAGACGATGCCGCCGCGTATCTTGCTGCCCGAACAGCCGACTATCAGCTCCTGCGGCCAGATGGTGACGCTCTTGTGCTCGCACTGATACTGGACGCCCTTTGCCTTTTGGAGGACAAGAGGCAGCCCCTCCGTCTCTTTGAAGCTCTCCGTAAGCAGCTTTGCGCACTCAAGGTCTACCTCCGGGCGGGTGTTCAACACTCTTTCCTTAAGGAAATCGATTCTTTTCATGTAATCTTTTTGCATATGGATTACCTCCCTGTGTTGTCAGATGTCTATCTGTTTACCAAATAAATGACATTTAATGAACCAATTATCCCAATATCAGCTTCGGAAGCCACAGTGCAAGGTCGGGGAAATATGTGACGGCTATCAGAGTAGGCAGCCAGCAGGTGACGAGCAGGATTATGTCGGTCTTGAGCATCCCCGAAAGCGGAGTCTTAGTCACTTGGATGCCGAAGTAAAGGGCCGGGGCCGTCGGCGGTGTCAGGAGCCCGATAGCTACGTTTACACCCATGATTGCAGCAAAGTGTATGGGGTCCACACCGAAACTCTGGACGACGGGAAGAAGGATCGGAGTGCCTAGGAGCAGGCAGCTCGTGTCGTCCATTATCATTCCCATTATCAGCACCACTATATTTACACCTAACAGAATTACATTCTTGTTGTTTGAGAAGCTTCTTAAGAAGTCCGCGATCAGACCGGGCATATCTTCCATGATGTAGATACGGCTGAGCATCATTACGCAGAAAATCATCACCATAATCACACCTGTGGTGGAGGCGGTCTCGACAAAGGTCTCGTACAGCTTTCTGAGCGTTAATTTTTTGTAGACGAAGAATCCTATGGGGATGGAGTAGATTATCGCGACAGCGGCTGCTTCGGTAGGCGTAAATGTGCCGCTGTAGATTCCTCCGAGGACGATGACGGGCATAAGGATCGCGGGAAGTGCCGAGAACGTGTCGTCTCTTGCCGCAGCCAGGAATTCTCTGGGCGGCATCTTCGCGCGTACCTTGATATTAGGGTCTTTTCTCAATACTATCAGGCTCACGACCGAGAGCAGGAGCACAAGCAGCAGCCCCGGACCGACTGTGGCGAGGAAACACGCAAGAAGCGGCTGTCTGCCGGCCCATGAATAAAGGATCATGTGGGCGCTCGGCGGTATGAGCAGCCCGAGAGGACAGGCGCATGTGATCAAGGTCGCGACGTAGTCCCTCGGATATCCGGCCTCCTCAAACCTCGGCATCATAATGCTGCTGATACACGAAAGCGTCGCCAGGCTGCTGCCGGCGATGGAGCCGAAGGCTGCGCAGGCCACGACCGCGACGACCGCAAGGCCGCCCTTTATACGGCCGACAAATATCCCGACAAAATTGACGAGTGACTTGCCAATGCCGCTCTTTTCCATAACAAGGCCGACGGCGATAAAAAGCGGGACGCAAAGCAGTACTAATGAGTTGCAGACGCTGTATCCGTACTTCATAAGAAAACTGCTTTCGTAGCCGCCGGCATGAATCATGAAAAGGGCGGAGAGGACAAAAACGTACGGCAGGTATATCCCGCTCAGAAGACCTAAAATAATTATTCCAACCGCGACTATAAGCATCAGCGTTCTCCTCCCACCATACCCAGGCCATCGTCGCCATTGTTTTCATAGATGTCCTCTAACAGCTGAACGACAACGTAAAAAGCCATAAGCACAAATCCAACGGTCACGGCGCACATGGACGTAATGAGAGGGATTCCCCAAGCGGATGTGGTAGGCCATATATTTATACCGTTGATGATATATGCAATCGAAAGCCTCATGGTCTCCAAAGCGACAAGCACTTGGACGACGTCGGCAAATATCCTCAGAATTCTTTGTCCGCGAAGCGGCAGCATCCTCTCAAGAAGGTCCACTTTGACGTGCTCGCGCTTTTCCATGGCATAAGAACTGCCGATAAAATACATCCAGAACGCGGATATCATTACGATTTCATCAAACCCGAAGAGGTCGACTCTGAGGATGTATCTGCAGACGACTACGAGTCCGAGAATAGTCACCATCGCGCATGTAGTTATAAAAAGTATATATTCCTGTATACGGAGCAGTAACTGCCAGGGGCTTGATCTCTTTAACTGCATCAGACGGTAAACAATCTCTTCGCTACTCATGATATTTCCTCCATAACCTTTTAATCCGCCTGGCCCATACTTCTGAAATGGCATAGGCCAGGCAAAAATCATCTCGCTTATTTTTTCCCCGATAGTACCTTCTTCTGGTTTGCAACTACGGCGTCTTCAAGAACCTTCAGTGTATCCTTGCCATAAGTGTCCGCGTATTTTGGCCAGACATTGGCGCGTATCTCGGCGCTACGTTTGATGGCTTCTTCGCTTGAGTACCTGATAACCTTTACGCCATGCTTCTCAAGTTCATCCTCGTACTTCTTTTCAGTTCCTCTAGCGACGGGCAGCCATTTTTTTATCTGGAAGGCGATGCAGTCCTGCACGATCTTCTGATTTTTGGGGCCGAACGATTCCCACAGCTTTTTGTTTATTATGAGCCAGCCGGGGGTTGACCCCATGTTGTTCGCATCAAAACATTTGATCATATCGCGGGCCTGCAGGTAGGCGTCCTCTGCAGGTATATTCGAAGCGCCGTCTATCTGTCCTGTCTGCAGCGCGCTGAAAACTTCAGAGTAATCCATCGTCACGGTGTTGTACCCCATTGCGGTCGCCATATCGCGGACAGAGGGCATTGCGGGGACTCTTAGAGAGATATTTTTTTTCAGATTGTCCTTGGGATTTTTGGGGACTTTGGAAAGGATGAATCCTATGCGAGGGTCAAGCCATCCGCCGAGGCTTACAAATCCAGCCTCATTTGAATATGTTTCGATGATTTTGCAGAAAGGCGACTTAGGGTCGAGAAACATAAGTTCGTACTCTGGAAAACCCGTGGTGCACAACCCCGGGAGGTTTCCGATATCGAGCTTCGGGTGATATCTTTTAGTGAGCCACGTGAAAGACGCGTCTATCGTTCCCGCACGGACTTCTTCAATTGAATCTTCATAAATGCAGAGCTGCCCCGAAGGGAATACTTTGAAATCGATTTCCCCATCCGTTTTTTCCTTTATCATCTTTACCAGGTCGACGAGCGCTTTGCTTGTATAGCTATCTGAGGGATATGGCGCGTAAAATTTCAGCTTCCTGGCGGCGTGGGCCGCGTTTTCACTTATGATTATCGCTAAAGCGGCTATCATCACTATGCTGCAGACACAAATAACCTTTTTGATATTATTGATGTTCATCGTACATAAAACCTCCGTCTTTATTTTTTAACCTGACAAAAACATGTAACCACAGCTACGGCGCTGGATAGCGACGACAGGACAACTCCCTCCTCTTCAATAATATATTTTTAGCCGTATTTCCTTGCACTCTTAGATTAACATAAAGAAACAATAATTTCAAGAGCATTTTGGTAATTTGATATTATTATTGATATTCATCATACATACGGACCTCCGTCCTTACTTTTTTAACCCCAGATAAATGAGCGTAACACAGCTGTAGTGCTGAATTCTTAAGGCAGGATACCTCTCCTCTTCGATATATTTTTAGTCATATTTCCTTCCCTTTTAGGGTAACATAAAGAAACAATAATTTCAAGTATATTTTGGAAAAAATATTTGGAGTCCCGCGGGGGGTTGAGCGGGGAAAAAATGCGCTCCGCGCGCCGTTCACGCAGAGTGTGTGTAATTACTGAAAATACCGGGGCGAGGCTGCGAAAGAAGCCGTATTGAAGACGGAACTTCATAGCTTTGCGGCGTGCGCAGGTTTTGCGAAAGATTTTGAACTCGGCTAGGGCGAACTGATAGCGACGATATGTCCGCTTTTCTAAAAATATTTTATCTGAGGATTTCGTACTCGGCTAACCCTCCGGCGCGACGGCAGACTCGGTAAGCGGCGCGGCAAATCAGAGCAGCGCCGAGCCTAACGGAGCGGAGAAGAATGTCAGCGCGTTTTTCTCCTGGCCTCGAAAAATTTCCGCAGCAGTTCCGCGCATTCAGCGGCGAGCACGCCGCCAGTCACTTCGCATCTGTGGCTCATGCGCGGGTCGTGCGGGATCTCGTAGAGCGACGCGCAGCCTCCGGCCTTCGGATCCTCCGCGCCGAAGACGATCCTTCCGACGCGGCACTGCACGAGGGCGCCTGAACACATCACGCACGGCTCGAGCGTGACGTAGATGTGGCAGTCGTCGAAGCGCCAAGAATTTATTTTTTTTGCCGCGTCGGAAAGCGCGTTGAGTTCGGCGTGCCCGAGCGGAGAATTGCCCAGCGAGCGAGTGTTGTGCCCGCGCCCGATTATCCTGTCGCCGCACGCGACGACCGCGCCGACGGGAATCTCGCCACAGCTAAGCGCGAGACGAGCCTCCGCAAGCGCTTCTCTCATATAGAAAGCGTCGTCCATCTGTGGCGCCCTCCTTTATCTTGTGCTATACTTTACCACGATTCAAGCGTGCCTGTAGCTCAGCTGGACAGAGTGCCGCCCTCCGGAGGCGAAGGTCAAGAGTTCGAATCTCTTCAGGCACGCCAGTTATACTAAAAGAATGTGGGGCCATTTAGTAAGCTTCTCGTTTTCGTTTCGCACAGATCGTGTGTGGCGGCAACCACGCAATGTCGGTATTTCGATGCTTCTTTGCTGTGTACTGCCATGTTTGCTTCATTTTCTTTTATTTTTAGCATGAAACAGACCGGTGCCTACGCAGAGCGACGACAGCGCGAGACCTGCGAAGAGCGGGTCGGAGGGAAGTCGCAGCGCAGCCCACAGCAACATCGCGGCCAGCCCGCCGGCGCTCGACGCGAGCGCCCACGACGGCGGAAGCGCGCCTGGCCTCAGTATCGCGACTATCAGAGGAAGGAATGTGCCAGAGCCGCGCAGTCCCATGCTCACAAAGCTCCATTCAAGAATCATGCTGCCGGCTCCGCCGATCGCACAGAACGCGGCTATAGATATCATCGCCGTGACGAGCAGCTGTTCGACGCGGCCGCCGCCTTCATATTTCCGCTTTACCGTTGCTGGAATGAAATTTTTCGAAATATTCGTCGCAACTCCGAGTATCAGCCCGGCAGCGCAGCCTATGACGGTGATGAGTATGCCACCCCATATCAGGCCGCCTACGAGCGGCGGGAAGTTGTTCGCGATGAACCATGAGAGCGCCTTATCGGGAGATACGTCGACGCCGGACGCGCGCATCGTTAGCCCTATCCAGCAGCCGAGAAGCCCCATCTGCGGCATCAGCAGCGCCGAAGTGAAGGCTCCTGCGCGCGCGCTGCGTATGTCTTTTGCCGCCGCTATTGATTGAAGGTATATCTGCGTTGTGAAGACGCCGACGATCATCGACGCCAGGCATCCGACCTCGGGGAAGAAACCGCGCCCGAATACGTTGAACCACGGCTGAAATGACAAATCGACGAACGGGGCCGCGCCGTTGCGGAAGGCGGCGGCAGCGGCGCATGTTACGAGCACGACGCAGAGTATGATTATTTTTGCCTCGCCTAGAGCTGCAAAGCTTTTTATGCCGCCGGACGCGATGAAGCCCCATATCGAAAGGGCCGCGACGAGTGCCGCGAGCCACGCGGGGATCGGAACGACGCCGCGTATCAGGGCGATGCACGATAAAAATTGTGCGCATACGGATATGAAGGTCCCGAGCGACGACGATACGGTGGCGGCGAGCGCTATCGCTTTGCCGCGATCGCCGTAGCTTTTTTCAAGGTAGTCGGCGACGGTCGTTATCTCCGACGCGCGCAGCTGCGACGCGAAGCGCAGTCCGAGCATAAGGCAGCCTATCCCGCCGCCGAGAGTGAACCACCACGCGGTCATCCCATAGCCGTAAGCCATCTGCACCGTTCCGACCGTCGACGCCCCTCCTACGAGCGCGCCGAGCAGTATGCCGGTCACGCCGGCCGCTCCGGCTTTTCTGCCGCCGAGGCTGTAGTCTTTTTTCCCGCCGCGCCCGCCGACGACGACGCCCGCTGCTATGAAGAGTGCGAGCAGCGCGAACGCGGAAAAATAAAATAAAAGCATCGAAGTCACTCCTCGTTGAATTTCCTGAATATATTACAACATTTTGCAGAAAATGGTGACTGTTTTGCGCACTTGTTTTTCTTACCGCTCTTTGTTATTCTTTACACAATATATTTGCGCAATGATACGCGGCAAAAAGTTTTCTGGGGGGCATGGAAAATGAATTTGCAGGAAATGGCGTCACTGCTTGACGCAAAGAATATTTCGACGGAATTTGACCTCGGCGGCATAGAGGTGAATCACGCTTACGCTTGCGACCTTATGAGCGACGTTCTCGCCTTCTGTACGCCGGGGACTCTTCTTCTGACAGGGCTGACTAATGTCCAGATCGTGCGCACGGCGCAGATGCTCGACATTCCCGCGGTGATTTTCGTGCGCGGCAAAGTCCCTCTTGAAGAGACGCTTCAGCTCGCAAAAGACAACGACATTCCCATTCTGGTCACTAAGCACACGATGTTCGAGGCGTGCGGCATTCTCTATGAAAATGGCATGAAGCCTATAGTGCGGGATCCGGAGATTTAACAGATGGGCGCCCCTGTCTGTCTCGAATACAGAATTGAGGGGAACGATTTTATGGTTGCGGGCGCGGCCTCCAATAATATTAAAAATACCCTCAAGATGTTGGGAATACCTTCCGATGTGTGCAGGCGCGTTGCCGTCATTACCTACGAGGCGGAGATCAACCTTGTCATTCACGGCGGAGGGGGAATTTTAAAAGCTGAGATCACCGAGGACCGCGTCGAAATTTTGGTCGAGGACGAGGGGCCCGGCATCGCGGATATCGAAAAGGCGATGACCGAGGGCTACAGCACGGCGACCGAACAGGCGCGGGAAATGGGTTTTGGAGCCGGAATGGGGCTTCCAAATATAAAAAGGAACAGCGACATCTTCAAAATAGAATCGGAAGTGGGAAGAGGAACGACGCTTAACTGCACGGTCTTTTTCAACAAAAAATAACATAAGCAGAAGGGAGTGAGCCCGATGCTCCACAGCGTAAGAATTTCAAGAGAGGCGTGCCAGGGGTGCGTAAACTGCATCAAGGTATGCCCGGTTGAAGCCATCAGAGTCGTCGACGGAGAAATAAGTATAATCAGCGAGCTTTGCATCGACTGCGGCGAGTGTCTGCGCTCGTGCCACAGGCAGGCTCTCGGCATAGAGGAGGACGACTGGAACAAAATAAAGGAATCTCCTCGCATTACCCTTATTCCCGACCCTGTCTTTTTTTCGCAGTTCAGCCACTATATGAATCCCTCCGCGCTTGAGGACGTGATGTCTTCCTTCGGCTACGACATGCTAATCGACGAAATGGAAGAAGCGTTTGACTTAAGCGCCTATGCCTGCGCGCAGATGATCTCGCACGCGTCGAAATCGTCGCTGCCGTTCATCTCGTGCTACTGTCCGTCCGTGCTGCGGTTGATTCAGTCGCGCTTTCCGGAGCTGCTCTCGCGCGTCGTGCACGTATGCTCGCCGCTTGAGCTCGGCGCCGACCTGTGGCGCATGAGGACCGACAGCAGCATTCCAGTGACGCTCCTTTCTCCCTGTCCCTCAAAGATCACGATGATAAAAGAGCCGCAGGGACGCGAGCGTTCGCCGATAGACAACGCGGTCACCGTGCGCCGCGTCGCGCGCAGCATAATGGCAAGCAACGCGGCTCCGTCGCCGGACGCGCAGCTTAAGGAACGCTCGAACCGCTGGCTGCAGTGGGCGAGGCGCGGCGGAGAGGTGCGGCACCTCCAGGCCTTCTCCGACAGGAAGCTGACTGTGCTCGCCGTCTCGGGGTTGCGTAATACGCTCGACGTCCTGCAGGAGCTTGAGCTCGGGCGCCTGCGCTCAGTCGATTTTATAGAATGCAGAATCTGCGACACGGGCTGTGTCGGAGGCATCGGCACGGCGGATTCGCGCTTCCTCGCGAATCTGAGGATCGGCAATATCAAAACCGACTGGAATGTCACAGAAAGCGACATACGCCGCGTCGAGGGTCTCTACGCGATGGACTTCTGGGCGACTACCAAGGAGTACCTGCCGCGTCCGCAGCTGCCGCTCTCTGACAACATAGCGGACGCGATGGTCAAGCTGCAGCAGATGAAAGAAGTTTATTCCTGCCTGCCGCACATCGACTGCGGCTCCTGCGGTCGCCCCTCGTGCCAGGCGATGGCCGAGGAGA
This genomic window contains:
- a CDS encoding [Fe-Fe] hydrogenase large subunit C-terminal domain-containing protein, whose protein sequence is MLHSVRISREACQGCVNCIKVCPVEAIRVVDGEISIISELCIDCGECLRSCHRQALGIEEDDWNKIKESPRITLIPDPVFFSQFSHYMNPSALEDVMSSFGYDMLIDEMEEAFDLSAYACAQMISHASKSSLPFISCYCPSVLRLIQSRFPELLSRVVHVCSPLELGADLWRMRTDSSIPVTLLSPCPSKITMIKEPQGRERSPIDNAVTVRRVARSIMASNAAPSPDAQLKERSNRWLQWARRGGEVRHLQAFSDRKLTVLAVSGLRNTLDVLQELELGRLRSVDFIECRICDTGCVGGIGTADSRFLANLRIGNIKTDWNVTESDIRRVEGLYAMDFWATTKEYLPRPQLPLSDNIADAMVKLQQMKEVYSCLPHIDCGSCGRPSCQAMAEEIVRGHGSVTDCIFKLREGIATLANKIVVLSESQPQTLKRRSGSN